In Juglans microcarpa x Juglans regia isolate MS1-56 chromosome 4S, Jm3101_v1.0, whole genome shotgun sequence, a single window of DNA contains:
- the LOC121261917 gene encoding UPF0481 protein At3g47200-like has protein sequence MEKSTSDDQEIQQKVETASVTNGNQKHAEIQQWGQEATNTLSSGNGNQHRDQLLNSIKEMAASLEPPLSANECCIYRIPTCLRKLNEEAYTPQVISIGPFHHGSKILEPMEKLKLKYFQRFLRQIDFNIEILVNAIKLNEESVRSCYAETIKFSSDDFVKLILVDGIFIIELFYEIWFKGSDRVIRENHILLNPISWQEIMLDLELLENQLPFFALEILFSLACAPDDEHPSFTSLAIDVLEYIKEQEFPGNLGEQPIRHFVDMTKAFLLPSSRKLLSPHESNDLARSADHLYTVRQLYEAGVKFKVRSCKCLLDLTRHFADFARAFFLPSSRKLLVLPHENNNLPSADHLYSASQLYEAGVKFKVSSSKCLLDLKFTNGTLEIPCMNMYNSTETTYRNIIAFEQCHYPHDSHFTDYIVLLTFLINTPKDADLLIRKGIIINWLANSNSVASFINNLGTNIVYYSWKGAYRGLFRDLNAFYSNTKHTWKATLKRDYFGTPWKIASTVAAVTLLLLTLVQTICSIIQVVKM, from the coding sequence ATGGAAAAATCAACAAGTGATGATCaagaaattcaacaaaaagTGGAAACTGCTTCAGTCACAAATGGAAATCAAAAGCATGCTGAAATTCAACAATGGGGTCAGGAAGCTACAAACACTTTGAGTAGTGGAAATGGAAATCAACATAGAGATCAGTTGCTAAATAGCATCAAAGAAATGGCTGCAAGCTTGGAGCCACCCTTATCAGCAAATGAGTGTTGTATCTACAGGATTCCAACTTGTCTTCGAAAATTGAATGAGGAAGCCTACACTCCTCAGGTTATATCAATAGGGCCTTTCCACCATGGCAGCAAAATATTAGAACCCAtggaaaagttgaaattaaaatattttcagagaTTCCTGCGGCAGATTGACTTCAACATAGAGATTTTAGTAAATGCCATAAAGCTAAATGAAGAAAGTGTGCGTAGTTGTTATGCAGAAACCATCAAGTTTAGCAGTGACGATTTCGTGAAATTAATTTTGGTGGATGGGATCTTtattattgaattattctacgAAATATGGTTCAAAGGATCAGATAGGGTTATTCGTGAGAACCATATACTGTTAAACCCAATATCGTGGCAGGAAATTATGTTGGACTTGGAGTTACTTGAAAATCAACTTCCTTTCTTTGCTCTTGAGATATTATTCAGCCTTGCATGTGCACCGGATGATGAGCATCCTTCCTTCACTTCGCTTGCAATTGATGTCTTGGAGTACATTAAAGAACAGGAATTTCCTGGAAATCTTGGAGAGCAACCAATTAGACACTTTGTTGATATGACCAAAGCATTTTTACTTCCATCATCCAGAAAGCTATTGTCACCACATGAAAGTAATGATCTTGCTAGATCAGCTGATCATTTATATACTGTAAGACAGTTGTACGAGGCTGGAGTGAAGTTTAAGGTGAGATCATGCAAATGCTTGCTTGACCTAACAAGACACTTTGCTGATTTCGCCAGAGCATTTTTTCTTCCATCATCTAGAAAGCTGCTAGTGCTACCGcatgaaaataataatcttcCTAGTGCTGATCATTTATATTCGGCAAGCCAGTTGTATGAGGCTGGAGTGAAGTTTAAGGTGAGCTCAAGCAAATGCTTACTTGACTTGAAATTCACCAACGGAACTTTGGAAATTCcatgcatgaacatgtataATTCGACAGAGACTACTTATCGAAACATCATAGCATTTGAGCAATGCCATTATCCACATGATTCACATTTTACAGACTACATTGTGCTATTGACTTTCCTAATCAACACTCCCAAAGATGCAGATTTACTTATTAGAAAAGGAATCATCATTAATTGGCTTGCCAACAGCAATTCAGTGGCATCTTTTATCAATAATCTGGGGACGAATATTGTTTATTATAGCTGGAAAGGTGCTTATCGGGGTTTGTTTCGAGATTTGAATGCATTCTATAGCAACACTAAGCATACTTGGAAGGCTACCTTGAAACGTGATTATTTTGGCACTCCTTGGAAAATAGCTTCTACTGTAGCTGCTGTTACCTTATTGCTGCTCACTCTCGTACAAACTATATGCTCCATCATCCAAGTTGTGAAGATGTGA